One Pyxicephalus adspersus chromosome 3, UCB_Pads_2.0, whole genome shotgun sequence genomic window carries:
- the RPL38 gene encoding large ribosomal subunit protein eL38, with translation MPRKIEEIKDFLLTARRKDAKSVKIKKNKDNVKFKVRCSKYLYTLVITDKEKAEKLKQSLPPGLSVKELK, from the exons ATG CCCCGCAAAATTGAAGAGATCAAAGACTTCCTGCTGACAGCCAGAAGGAAGGATGCCAAAT CTGTTAAGATCAAGAAGAACAAGGATAATGTAAAATTCAAGGTCCGCTGCAGCAAGTACCTGTACACTTTGGTCATCACAGACAAAGAGAAGGCAGAGAAGCTAAAACAGTCCCTCCCTCCAG gtcTGTCAGTGAAAGAACTGAAGTAA